The Cryptomeria japonica chromosome 9, Sugi_1.0, whole genome shotgun sequence DNA segment ATCATGCCTGTCGTTTCAGGACAGAAATGTCCTGTCTTTACAATATTTCATAATTATCATGTTTATCAACAATATTTCCTATAATGGTGACAACAGTAGTGAACCCATATTGATTGAACTCAGTACTAACAATGATTCAGATCCAATAACGACGGAATGCTACTGATCCGTGATCATAGAAGTATAGTTACATCAAAAGACAATAATGATGAGAAGTTCACAACAATCTCAACCGGTACAACATTAATAACAGATGATATTAACAGTGAGATTTCCTAAACAATTACCTCAATAATACGACTATGTTTATGATTAaaatgatgacacctatttaaccATTGATAAGTAAAAATGACAGCAAGGCAATAATAATGACAAGTCAAAGGATAACATAATTATTTGACAGTTTCATCTAATACCAACTATGCTCACAAATCATAATGAAAGCAGCGTTGTTATCAAAGGCAACAATGATAGTCACTCATCACAATAACAACAGCCAAGTTCCCTATTCATAAGGTTTTCAAACCTAATTAATTAAGAATTGAAGTGTCTTCACAACTGTATGTAGCTCTATTCAATGTTTAAAATAATGACAACAATAATTGTTGCTGTCCTTTGGCAACAGATCTAACAACAAATTAATAATGCCAGCTGGAAATCTTATATTTACACCATTCAAGATGTATAACCTGTTTATAAACGTTCCAGAAAAGAATAATCCAAAATGCAAAGGTCCGATGCTTATATTTTAAAAACAAAACTAATTTATTGTGATATCACTGATGATATATTGCCAATAATATCCCGATTTATTGATAAAAATATTggtcaaaaacattttggaaaacttccaatattttcaagaaaatgttGGGAACCGTGCCGAGTAAAGACATTGGAACATATCAATGATATTTTAAAGGTATCTGCTTCTACTGTACAGACCCCGACATTCTCAGTCAcaaacttcatcaaattttaaTGGAGAAACTCAAAATTGGCATCAATGATATTTTAAAGGTAAGGTATCTGCTTCTACCGTACAGACCCCGACATTCTCAGTCAcaaacttcatcaaattttaaTGGAGAAACTCAAAAATTGGCAAACTTACTCAGAGATTAAAAAATAGGTTTGAAGTAACCCTTGAAATTTTCACTTTTCTGTTTTGAATTTAATCAAAACCCAAATCACCTTATATAATCAACTCATGTGCATATCTACTAGGGGTTTTCTAATTTCATTTCTGTACCACATCTATCTTTGTGTAGATGAGTTTACTGCACAGCTGAAAGATATCGTTGCAGAGATCAAATGTGCTTTATATCTCACTGAAAGAGCATACATGACAAACATCTGACTctgttttgaaatttgaaacaatgagaaaaaataattataattctctAAATGAAATAGGCATCTGTAAAGCAAACAAAAAGTGATCTATTGCAGAGGCAatgatatttatatatttttccaATCTAACAGTCAATTCTAATAGAAGCCAATGATAAAGGTGCCTCTAGAACGAGGACGGAAGTGAAGTTATTAACTTCCAGGTGGATCTAAGCTTTTAAAGGGAAAGATATTCAAGGAGTTAAGACATAGTACACATATATCAAACTGGGATTTTTCCACTGGACAAGCATTTTTTGTGCTTAACAGTTAATTTCTGAGATCTATAACAGATGAATACAGTTAATCAAGTAAAAAAGACATTACCTGAGGTGCTACAATCCTGCGAGGTAAAAGTTCTTCATGACTTCTTGCACAAAATTCCCAAGACAAAATCTGATCTCAAATATCATGAAAAAAATATTGCCAATGTTATTAagcatataaagctttatgcataagaatttccaaaattaaaaaattacaccAAATACATGCTCTAGATAAAAATGTGGATTGCATTATGTCAAAAAAAACTGATAAAACTTTAATGTAAATATTAGACATGATATTTTCTGAACTTTACCTTCAACTCAGGAGTGAAAATTATTCTTAACTGGCCATTGCGAACAACACGGAGTTGTTCGTAAACACTTTCTTGGATTGCTTTTCCATACTCCAAGACCATTACCCCTGAAGGGAGTCTGTATTCACGTGGTATGTCAACAAAAAGGAGTTCGTCTATCACTCCACTGTCAAACTTGATCTTGCAGAGTCTAGGTAGCACCTCAACAGTTGTCTCTATCAAGCACAATTGGAAAGCAATAGCAATTAAAAAACGTATAATAAAATGCAAAACAATTAACAATTATTAAGGAGAATTTTGTTCCTGTCTAACCCTAAACCAAGGTAAACacaaatcactaaaaaaagaactTAAAACGAAAATTTAGTAAGATGTTGCTGCAAAATTTAGACCAAATATCAATAATTTGTACAGCTAGTTTACTCTCCCTGAGCATGAATCACAAACCACACGGCCAAAAGTAGATATGTAAGTTTACATGCATGCCTCCCAAGCACCAAGGATATTTACTTGATTTTATGAGAAAAATATCTGCAAATAAATGTTACTGGGCTAGCTTAAACTTCCATTAAATTGGTTTTCAGCAATTCTTAAAGATAGCCTTGCCGACATAGAACTGTTGCCCTTAGCATACAGGATGCCAAATTCTCAGATATAATTGTGATCCTTTTGCCATATGATCTAGGTACAAGGCCCTTTTACACCTCACAGATGTTGCATACAGCTGCCAAATAGACCTCAACTCACAAATTGTCATTGGAACAGAAACTACAAGAGTTGCACAAGGCACAGTGTATATCTAGGGCCCCAACCTATTATTAAATTGTATTAAAACAACTGCAAAAATGGTAAAAGTGTTATTAGCAACTAGTAAGTTAATGGTAAAATGAGGTACTAAATTTGATGTACTAATTGTGAGTGATAGGAACATGCAATATGAGTTTTATCCATACATTTACTTATTGTTGAGACTAGAAAACAACGCATTGTTTGCTCTGTTTACATATATCTCTACCTAAACTGTGTCTGTGCATATCTTTTTTTTTGATAGATATGTCTGTGCATATCTTAATAACAGATCCTCACATGAATTTTGACATACTATCAGTGCACCCTGTGCTCTCAGGAAATGGCAACAAGATAACTTTAACCCGATTGATCCTTTATAAATTATTGATTTAGTTTGCAATTGCGTCAAGTATAAAATGGCAGGTGTGTGATAGTTATCGATGCAAAGGTAGTGAATAACACGTGCAAGCTGGATACTACTTAAATATAAACACTCTTGCAATTGGCCATAAATATTGCTTTGAGTTTGTAATTGCTGCACGCATAAGATGCAGAGTGTGTGATCAATATTGATGCGAAGTGTAGTGAATAACGACACAGGCATAGACAAAAGGTGCACACACTGTTGTAAACAGGAACCAGTTTTTTGTTCTGAATAAAAATTGATCCAGGAAAGTATTTCTGGGAATATATTTTAGGGAATATAACATATATAAAATGAGAGAAAACATCCTAATAGGCAAATAGACTTGTAAATAAGTAGGCCCATCAAAGGTTACGAAACAATGCAAATTTATTATTCCAAGATCAAAGGAAGTATCTCCTCACCAAATCCTCGACCTGGTTTTGTTCCGCAGATCTCACATTGCCATATATCCTGCATCATACTAATCAAATTTAACTTCTCCTTAAAATAAGGGTGTACAATCTTGAAAAAGCAAATAAAATTTACTTGGTAGACATACTTCCATCAAAAGTTAGAACACAACCAATCTTAAATTACATCATAATAAGTCTTTCCAAGTCAGATTCGTCATTTAGACATTGGCAGAAAATTTAGAAGAAAATCAACTTTAAATACTATGGTAAAAGGGAACACAGACAAATTATAAATTATAACTCACCATTGCAGCTTGAGGATAAACACCCAGAGTATGATGCCCAACATTCCCATACTTAGATAGACACCACCTTTTCTTAGCACGAGGAGCAAAGTATTCAGCCACAAAACTCCTCCAAAAAGTGATACTATTCGCCTGTGAAGAATGCAATAATTGTATACAGATATTTCAAAAATGTCCTATAAGAATTTTATAAGAACAAAAAAAGTTGATATTTCATCACCATATTTGTCAGTTTGAAAACATTTTGAATGCATCGACAGCTTTAATACATAAGTGCATTCCAAAAACAGTATAAAGCTCTTGAGTCTTACAGTTTCACGATGTCGCTGATGATATATATACTGCATGAGGCGACGTGCACAGAGTCCATTCTCCATAGTGGGTTGCTTGGTCAAAGATGGGGGCTGGATGTTGTGCTGCTGCAAATGATGTCGCAATTGTTGCTGCTGTTGCTGAAGATGAGAACGCTGAACATGCTGGGGTAAAGACTGCAACAACTGCTGTTGCTGTTGCTGTTGCTGTTGCAATATCCTTTGTTGCTGAATAAAAGCCTGCAACTGCGCAGGAGGCCGCTGCAAGGATTCTTGCCTCTGAAACTGGGCAGCCAAAACAGTTTCGGTTGACCTCTGCATAATTTGCTGAGCTACTTGTTGTTGTATTCCATCTTCCTGTTTCACAGGCTTCAGCATTGGAGGTGGTTGCAGCATTTGGTCACTCTTTTCAAGTTTGGGAGACATAAGGACCTGACTAGGAAGCCGTTGTCCAAGGTGCTGTTGCCCTAGCTGCTGACCACTACCAGCATTTTGTTGTCCAGCAAGCTGCGGTCCACTTCCTGTGACTTGGATTTGTTGAGACGAAACCTGCTGTGGTGGTGTTTGCTGCAATTTTTGCTGTGAAGTTGGAGTTGACACACCTTGTTGCTGCCTCTGTTGAAGCTGCTGCTGCTGAGATGTTTGATCTTGATTAGACTCAAGCCGAGTTATTGAAGAGCCACTCTGTTGTGCTAAGGATGAACCATCCATAACAGAAGAACCCGACATGCTTATATTTCCAGATGAAAATGACATTGGCGATGCTGGAAGGCGCATAAAAGAATCAGTATTAGTACTTGCACTCCGCTGTAGCTGGGTGCCACCAGAGAGTGTTGAATTGGCGTCTGTAACTAAAGAACTTGTCCCCACACTTGGCCCTGAGTTTGCTCCACTGTTCAGAACTTGATTCATGTCACCGGCAACTTTTCCCAAATCAACCCTTCCAACTAAAGAATATCGTTGAGCCAAACTGCCAAAAGGTCCACTCAATTGCAAGTTGCCAGAATTCTGCTTGTGCTCGTTGGTAAAGTAAGCAATACCTGAACTAGAAGAGGCTGGTTGAGCTTGGCCTCCAGCCACCGGAGCCGGTGACGCCAACGGCGTCGCCGTTCGGTGGCTGGAATCCAGATAATTCTCCAATGCCAGCCCTGAACCACCACCCACCTCAACTCCTCCTCTCCTAAAGATGCAGATATTTCTAACCACCCATTGAAGTTTCTCCTCCTCCTAAAGCATCAACTCTTACCAACCAAACCCACTTGCCTGAATgccaaaataaatatattattgcaAAACCCCAATACATTGCTCTTGATAGAACATCCAATTTTACCTTCATATGTTTATTCTCTCTTCTAATTATCACTGCTCCAACAAAACAGCTTGAATTTCTTCATGGTTCATGTTTAAAATGATATTTACGGACACAAATTCAATGATGGGAACCACAATGACTGTATCTCTATCGTATAGAAAACCTACAATAAGCCTAATAAGTTAACTTGTAAACCAGAAAATATTTTACCTTTTTCTTACACCAGCTTATGTCACAGGCCCCAATTGAACCAATGCCGCAAATCCCCAAACACTGCAAAGATACTACACCACAAAATAAAAACCCGCCACAAAATTAGAACCCAGAAAAAGTTTTGATCTCGTCCATATCTAATAAGCCCACTACTTTCAAGCCTAATTCCTTTTACCCTTCAAAAGAAATATACCCATAACCTAGAAAAGAAAGGTTTCGTTTTATAAGACAACGTTACCCCGATTCTCTGCTAATCGCAGCTAAACAACATGCACTGCATTACCCATCTCTCAAAATAAAACTTCTTTCAATCCTCAAA contains these protein-coding regions:
- the LOC131074005 gene encoding probable transcriptional regulator SLK2: MNQVLNSGANSGPSVGTSSLVTDANSTLSGGTQLQRSASTNTDSFMRLPASPMSFSSGNISMSGSSVMDGSSLAQQSGSSITRLESNQDQTSQQQQLQQRQQQGVSTPTSQQKLQQTPPQQVSSQQIQVTGSGPQLAGQQNAGSGQQLGQQHLGQRLPSQVLMSPKLEKSDQMLQPPPMLKPVKQEDGIQQQVAQQIMQRSTETVLAAQFQRQESLQRPPAQLQAFIQQQRILQQQQQQQQQLLQSLPQHVQRSHLQQQQQQLRHHLQQHNIQPPSLTKQPTMENGLCARRLMQYIYHQRHRETANSITFWRSFVAEYFAPRAKKRWCLSKYGNVGHHTLGVYPQAAMDIWQCEICGTKPGRGFETTVEVLPRLCKIKFDSGVIDELLFVDIPREYRLPSGVMVLEYGKAIQESVYEQLRVVRNGQLRIIFTPELKILSWEFCARSHEELLPRRIVAPQVSQLAMVAQKYQNAAAQSGSSGLSAQDLQQNCNMFVTTGRQLARNLELQSLNDLGFSKRYVRCLQISEVVNSMKDLIDFSRENNMGPIASLNNFPRHTAASKLQSQQMQQGEPVTNIQGSTPDQSSMKINPMHANMNGQMNNHLGGSVNNSSHNSAALSNYQNLLRQNSMPTSQNNLQQEASCSFGGPSQTPQGNSLQSPHSISFQGALSSMPGSLQNASLIGLSNSIQQNSVGANLLQQTHPQSSQVSPHISQHVLQHLIQEMMNNGGTPQQALVGQGSNGNIAGNMLNGLNGSGSLGIGSSAVRSAGMVGNGLGYGNNNISNIAGNTGGNLGGAGNLIPGRSNSFRNLANNAVPVGSIGSSGFGGRLNLGAVAQPHDMHLQDVVQDLPHDFTDNGISNGLAGNGDTGDMSFGWKPF